One region of Gemmatimonadota bacterium genomic DNA includes:
- a CDS encoding acyl-CoA dehydratase activase, which produces MGDVYLGLDVGSTTVKLVVLDENGALLSHQYRRSHGNPRQTVLDASRVLPRDFPDATVRGVGLTGSGGERIKRLIGGFHANELVTQARAVGEYHPEARTVIEIGGQDSKFLSLQWDENSRQMVLVDFAMNALCAAGTGSFLDQQAERLGIEIDGEFARIALAAETPARIAGRCTVFAKSDMIHLQQEGTPLSEILAGLCLALARNFKTIIGKGKSFVPPILFQGGVAFNDAVTRAFESVLRLEPGGLIIPEHRDQMAAIGAALTVRDETREGRVQAFHGFEPLEEFLRSGKTEERSLAPLSLPVYNAGGQGWRSILNGQQPAIPTYMGVDVGSLSTNIVLIDDDDRVLARRYLPTAGRPLEAVQRGLAEVDEEVGEHVRVLAVGATGSGRYLTGHYVGADVIRNEITSQARAAAATDPEVDTIFEIGGQDSKYIRMHHGAVVDFAMNNACAAGTGSFLEEQADRLQISIRDDFEQLAGHAPAPACLGERCTVFMESDLVHHQQRGASVENLTAGLAYSIVNNYLNRVVNTRPIGNRIFFQGGVASNASVAAAFESVTGRSITVPAHNDVTGAIGAAILAREEMESRGPGAGTTFRGFDLANYAYDSEVFVCKACPNLCEVKKVVIGDDPPIFYGARCDKFEEAGRAKVGLHHAIPDLFGERSDMLFAGYDDSRPRTLGRPRVGLPRALIFHDLFPYWWRFFQDLDMDLILSEVTNPDIIRYTQQSAAAETCFPVKLMFGHVMDLLGRDLDFVFLPSIIDRENTAPGQIRNHYCPYIPAAPEMVMAHLDIEKHGPRPIKFPLHMMQTHSRKRELRPLAEQLGIPIRRVMKAAHEGARAQEDFYARVRSRGAEVLSSLGSGPPAVVIVGRPYNSCDPGVCQDLPLKLRKLGVLPIPMDFLPLASVDVTEVHNDMFWRSGQDILAAAKIIAADERLQAIYLTSFNCGPDSFIISFFRRMMGSKPFLELEVDDHTAEAGIVTRCEAFLDSLNISAGVGS; this is translated from the coding sequence ACCGTCAAGCTGGTAGTGCTCGACGAGAACGGCGCCCTGCTCTCGCACCAGTACCGCCGCTCTCACGGAAACCCTCGTCAGACAGTCCTCGACGCCAGTCGGGTCCTGCCCAGGGACTTTCCCGACGCGACCGTCCGCGGCGTGGGCCTGACCGGCTCGGGCGGGGAACGCATCAAACGGCTCATCGGAGGCTTTCACGCCAACGAGCTCGTGACTCAAGCGCGGGCCGTGGGCGAATACCACCCGGAGGCGCGCACGGTCATCGAGATCGGGGGCCAGGACAGCAAGTTCCTCTCCCTCCAGTGGGACGAGAACAGCCGACAGATGGTGCTGGTGGACTTCGCCATGAACGCCCTCTGCGCTGCGGGCACGGGATCATTCCTCGACCAGCAAGCCGAAAGGCTGGGCATCGAGATCGACGGCGAATTCGCCCGTATCGCGTTGGCCGCCGAAACGCCCGCCCGCATCGCGGGGCGCTGCACCGTGTTCGCCAAGTCGGACATGATCCACCTCCAGCAAGAAGGGACCCCACTATCCGAGATCCTGGCCGGGCTGTGCCTGGCTTTGGCGCGCAACTTCAAGACGATCATCGGGAAGGGGAAATCCTTCGTACCGCCAATCCTCTTTCAGGGCGGGGTCGCGTTCAACGACGCGGTCACCCGTGCCTTCGAAAGCGTGCTGCGTCTGGAGCCGGGCGGGCTGATCATTCCCGAGCACCGGGATCAGATGGCGGCGATCGGAGCGGCCCTGACGGTCAGGGACGAGACCCGTGAAGGCCGCGTCCAAGCGTTTCATGGCTTCGAGCCGCTCGAGGAGTTCCTGCGATCAGGGAAGACGGAGGAGCGCAGCCTGGCGCCGTTGTCTCTTCCCGTCTACAACGCCGGCGGGCAGGGTTGGAGGTCGATACTCAACGGACAGCAACCGGCCATTCCCACCTATATGGGCGTGGACGTCGGCTCATTGAGCACGAACATCGTGTTGATAGACGACGACGATCGAGTGCTTGCGCGGCGTTATCTGCCAACGGCCGGAAGGCCATTGGAAGCGGTCCAACGAGGACTCGCCGAGGTCGACGAGGAGGTCGGCGAGCACGTGCGCGTCCTGGCGGTGGGGGCGACCGGCTCCGGCCGGTATCTGACCGGCCACTATGTCGGTGCCGACGTGATCCGGAACGAGATCACCTCGCAGGCGCGAGCCGCCGCGGCCACGGATCCCGAAGTGGACACCATCTTCGAGATCGGTGGTCAGGACAGCAAGTACATCCGCATGCACCACGGTGCTGTCGTGGATTTCGCGATGAACAACGCCTGTGCGGCAGGTACCGGCTCCTTCCTGGAGGAGCAGGCCGACCGCCTCCAGATTTCCATAAGAGATGACTTCGAACAACTGGCCGGCCATGCCCCGGCGCCCGCCTGCCTCGGTGAGCGCTGCACCGTGTTCATGGAGTCCGACCTGGTGCACCACCAGCAACGTGGCGCATCGGTCGAGAATCTCACGGCGGGTCTCGCCTACTCCATCGTCAACAACTACCTGAATCGCGTCGTCAACACGCGGCCGATAGGCAACCGGATCTTTTTCCAGGGCGGCGTGGCTTCGAACGCGAGTGTCGCGGCGGCCTTCGAGTCGGTGACGGGCCGCTCCATCACCGTCCCGGCCCACAACGACGTCACGGGCGCGATCGGCGCGGCCATCCTGGCACGAGAGGAAATGGAGAGTCGCGGTCCGGGCGCAGGAACCACGTTCCGTGGTTTCGACCTGGCCAACTACGCCTACGACTCGGAAGTGTTCGTATGTAAGGCCTGCCCCAACCTCTGCGAGGTGAAGAAGGTGGTGATCGGCGACGATCCGCCGATCTTCTATGGCGCGCGTTGCGACAAGTTCGAAGAGGCCGGCCGCGCGAAGGTGGGTCTGCACCATGCGATCCCCGACCTGTTCGGCGAGCGCTCGGACATGCTCTTCGCCGGCTACGATGACTCCAGGCCTCGGACGCTCGGCAGGCCACGGGTCGGACTCCCCCGAGCCCTCATCTTCCACGATCTCTTCCCCTACTGGTGGCGCTTCTTTCAGGACCTGGACATGGACCTGATCCTGTCCGAGGTCACCAATCCGGACATCATCAGGTACACGCAGCAGAGCGCCGCAGCGGAGACGTGCTTTCCGGTAAAGCTCATGTTCGGGCACGTCATGGATCTGCTGGGGCGGGACCTGGACTTCGTCTTCCTGCCGAGCATCATCGATCGCGAGAACACGGCGCCCGGGCAGATCCGGAATCACTACTGCCCATACATTCCGGCTGCGCCCGAGATGGTGATGGCCCACCTGGACATCGAGAAGCACGGGCCTCGTCCGATCAAATTCCCGCTGCACATGATGCAGACGCATTCGCGAAAGCGGGAGTTGCGGCCGCTGGCCGAGCAGCTGGGGATTCCGATCCGGCGCGTCATGAAAGCGGCGCACGAAGGCGCCAGGGCCCAGGAGGATTTCTACGCAAGGGTTCGGAGCCGCGGCGCGGAGGTGTTGAGCTCGTTGGGGTCGGGGCCCCCGGCGGTGGTCATCGTAGGCCGGCCCTACAACAGTTGTGACCCGGGAGTCTGTCAGGACCTTCCGCTCAAGCTGCGAAAGCTGGGGGTGTTGCCCATTCCGATGGACTTCCTTCCGCTCGCGTCCGTGGACGTTACCGAAGTTCACAATGACATGTTCTGGCGAAGCGGACAGGACATCCTGGCCGCGGCGAAGATCATCGCCGCCGACGAACGTTTGCAGGCAATCTACCTGACGAGCTTCAACTGCGGCCCCGACTCGTTCATCATCAGCTTCTTCCGGCGGATGATGGGCTCCAAGCCGTTCCTCGAGCTCGAGGTCGATGACCATACGGCCGAGGCCGGGATCGTGACCCGATGTGAGGCTTTTCTCGACAGTCTCAACATCTCGGCTGGGGTGGGATCGTGA